One stretch of Gemmatimonadaceae bacterium DNA includes these proteins:
- a CDS encoding D-glycerate dehydrogenase, translating into MNRVFVTRRIPHAGLDLLTRAGAQVRIGQRDEEAAVPQPVLEDGVRWCDVLLSLLTERVDRPLLELNPTLRGVANYAVGFNNIDVPAATALGIPVSNTPGVLTDSTADLTWALILAVARRIPEAHAYMTAGRYRLWGPNLLLGADVSPGGSGRRKVLGVIGFGRIGRAVTRRAAGFDMDVLAYDPDARAQIDADPLARWADLDELLRQSDFVTLHPLLTPDTRHLIDERALRLMKRSAYLINVSRGPVVDEQALVHALRGGKIAGAALDVFEHEPAMAPGLAECEHVVLVPHIASATVDTRDRMATMAAENALAHLRCERAPNVVDPDVYAGAPYRERAATGRR; encoded by the coding sequence GTGAACCGGGTGTTCGTCACGCGCCGCATTCCGCATGCCGGCCTCGATCTGCTCACCAGGGCCGGCGCGCAGGTGCGCATCGGCCAGCGCGACGAGGAGGCGGCGGTGCCGCAGCCCGTGCTCGAGGACGGCGTGCGCTGGTGCGACGTGTTGCTGTCGCTGCTCACCGAGCGGGTGGACCGCCCGCTGCTGGAGTTGAATCCCACACTGCGCGGCGTGGCGAACTACGCGGTGGGATTCAACAACATCGACGTGCCGGCGGCCACCGCGCTGGGCATTCCCGTGAGCAACACACCGGGCGTGCTCACCGACAGCACTGCCGACCTCACGTGGGCGCTCATCCTGGCGGTGGCGCGGCGCATTCCCGAAGCGCACGCATACATGACGGCCGGGCGGTACAGGCTCTGGGGGCCCAATCTGCTGCTCGGCGCCGACGTGAGCCCGGGCGGCAGCGGGCGCCGCAAGGTGCTCGGCGTGATCGGCTTCGGGCGCATCGGCCGCGCCGTGACCCGGCGCGCGGCGGGGTTCGACATGGACGTGCTCGCGTACGATCCCGACGCGCGCGCGCAGATCGACGCCGACCCGCTGGCGCGGTGGGCCGACCTGGACGAACTGCTGCGCCAGAGCGATTTCGTCACGCTGCACCCGCTGCTCACGCCCGACACGCGCCACCTGATCGACGAGCGCGCGCTCAGGCTGATGAAGCGGAGCGCGTACCTGATCAACGTGTCGCGCGGGCCCGTGGTTGACGAGCAGGCGCTGGTGCATGCGCTGCGCGGCGGGAAGATCGCCGGCGCGGCGCTGGACGTGTTCGAGCACGAGCCGGCGATGGCGCCCGGCCTGGCCGAGTGCGAGCACGTGGTGCTGGTGCCGCACATCGCGTCGGCCACCGTCGACACGCGCGACCGCATGGCGACGATGGCCGCCGAGAACGCGCTGGCGCACCTGAGATGTGAACGGGCGCCGAATGTGGTAGATCCAGACGTCTATGCCGGCGCGCCCTATCGCGAGCGGGCGGCCACCGGCCGGCGCTGA
- a CDS encoding sulfurtransferase, whose translation MRTTPTDPSVLAKGYVHPEALVSTAWLAEHLGDPTLRVIESDEDVLLYDSGHIPGAQKVDWHLDLNDPVVRDYIDAGHFQALVRRLGIDESTPVVFYGDKNNWWACYALWVFQLFGFANARILDGGRIKWEQEERPVETTVPRYPATQYRAPQRSDARIRAFIDDVKRHLAAHAPLVDVRSPDEYTGKKLHMADYPQEGALRGGHIPGARSVPWARAANPDGTFKTADELRAIYEREQGLTPTDDVIAYCRIGERSSHTWFVLTYLLGYEKVRNYDGSWTEWGNAVRAPIER comes from the coding sequence ATGCGCACGACGCCCACCGATCCATCCGTCCTCGCCAAGGGGTACGTCCACCCCGAGGCGCTGGTCAGCACCGCCTGGCTGGCCGAGCACCTCGGCGATCCCACGCTTCGCGTCATCGAGAGCGACGAGGACGTGCTGCTCTACGACAGCGGCCACATTCCCGGCGCGCAGAAGGTGGACTGGCACCTCGATCTCAACGATCCCGTGGTGCGCGACTACATCGACGCCGGGCACTTCCAGGCGTTGGTGCGCCGGTTGGGGATCGACGAGTCCACCCCGGTCGTGTTCTACGGCGACAAGAACAACTGGTGGGCCTGCTACGCGCTCTGGGTGTTCCAGCTGTTCGGATTCGCCAACGCGCGCATCCTCGACGGCGGCCGCATCAAGTGGGAGCAGGAGGAGCGCCCGGTCGAGACCACGGTGCCGCGGTATCCGGCCACGCAGTACCGCGCGCCGCAGCGCAGTGACGCGCGCATCCGCGCGTTCATCGACGACGTGAAGCGCCATCTCGCCGCGCACGCGCCGCTCGTGGACGTGCGGTCGCCGGACGAATACACCGGCAAGAAGCTGCACATGGCCGACTACCCGCAGGAGGGGGCGCTCCGGGGCGGCCACATTCCGGGCGCGCGGAGCGTGCCGTGGGCCCGGGCCGCCAATCCCGACGGGACGTTCAAGACCGCCGACGAGTTGCGCGCCATCTACGAGCGCGAGCAGGGGCTCACGCCAACGGACGACGTGATCGCCTACTGCCGCATCGGCGAACGGAGTTCGCACACGTGGTTCGTGCTCACGTACCTGTTGGGCTACGAGAAGGTGCGGAACTACGACGGCAGCTGGACGGAGTGGGGGAACGCCGTGAGAGCGCCCATTGAACGGTAG
- a CDS encoding amidase family protein: MRFPALHAATITAALALSGAALRAQAAAPPAAAAPFDVVEASVADVEAALHSGAVTCHVLVQDYLDRIDAYDKNGPAINAIIIVNPDALAVADSLDGVARRGGKTGPLHCIPVIVKDNYQTKGLQTTGGSLAFKGFKPDRDAFVVARLRAAGAIVLAKSNMAELAFSPYETVSSILPGYTHNPYELDRVTAGSSGGTAAAVAASFGDVGLGTDTGNSIRGPSSHQALVGIRPTMGLTSRAGVVPLFLGADVTGPMARTVADAVAVLQVIAGPDPEDPVTLASRGHVSADYASALVRDGLRGARIGVLHQAYDTPTMDPEIRTLFQTALDDMRRQGATIIDPVAVPGLDEIRRLQKGGCNTFKRDFNAYLATLGPAAPVKSLAELIRSRKYHPSIEVRLKDAEAVEDTSSRTEGCTSGEAMRAALRTAVTQLMDSMHLDAMVYPTWSNPPRLIGDLNTPAGDNNQFFSPYTGFPAITVPMGFTHGGVLPDGVQFFGRAWDERTLIRLAYSYEQATRHRRPPVTTPPLVAVGR; the protein is encoded by the coding sequence ATGCGCTTCCCTGCCCTCCATGCCGCCACGATCACCGCCGCGCTCGCGCTCAGCGGCGCCGCGCTCCGCGCGCAGGCGGCGGCGCCGCCGGCCGCTGCCGCGCCCTTCGACGTGGTGGAGGCGAGCGTTGCCGACGTGGAAGCGGCCCTCCACAGCGGCGCCGTCACCTGCCATGTCCTGGTGCAGGACTACCTGGACCGCATCGACGCCTACGACAAGAACGGACCGGCGATCAACGCGATCATCATCGTCAATCCCGACGCGCTCGCCGTGGCCGACAGCCTGGATGGCGTGGCCAGGCGCGGCGGCAAGACCGGGCCGCTGCATTGCATCCCGGTGATCGTGAAGGACAACTACCAGACCAAGGGCCTGCAGACCACGGGCGGCTCGCTGGCGTTCAAGGGGTTCAAGCCCGATCGGGACGCGTTCGTGGTGGCGCGGCTGCGGGCCGCCGGCGCGATCGTGCTCGCCAAGTCGAACATGGCGGAACTGGCGTTCAGTCCGTACGAGACCGTGAGTTCCATCCTGCCCGGCTATACGCACAACCCGTACGAGTTGGACCGCGTCACGGCGGGTTCGAGCGGGGGCACGGCGGCGGCGGTGGCGGCCAGCTTCGGCGACGTGGGGCTGGGCACCGACACCGGAAATTCCATTCGTGGACCGTCGTCGCATCAGGCGTTGGTGGGGATCCGGCCGACGATGGGGCTCACCAGCCGTGCCGGCGTGGTGCCGCTGTTCCTGGGCGCCGACGTCACGGGGCCGATGGCGCGCACCGTGGCCGACGCGGTGGCGGTGTTGCAGGTGATCGCCGGCCCCGACCCCGAAGATCCGGTCACGCTCGCCAGCCGCGGGCACGTGAGCGCCGACTACGCATCGGCGCTGGTACGCGACGGGCTGCGCGGCGCGCGCATCGGCGTGCTCCACCAGGCGTACGATACGCCGACCATGGATCCCGAGATCAGGACGCTGTTCCAGACCGCGCTGGACGACATGCGCCGCCAGGGGGCGACGATCATCGATCCGGTGGCGGTGCCCGGCCTGGACGAGATCCGCCGGCTGCAGAAGGGTGGGTGCAACACGTTCAAGCGCGACTTCAACGCCTATCTGGCCACGCTGGGCCCCGCCGCGCCCGTGAAGAGCCTGGCCGAGTTGATCCGGTCGCGGAAGTACCACCCATCCATCGAGGTGCGCCTCAAGGACGCCGAAGCGGTGGAGGACACGTCGAGCCGCACCGAGGGGTGCACGAGCGGCGAGGCGATGCGCGCCGCCCTGCGCACCGCGGTCACGCAACTCATGGACTCGATGCACCTGGACGCGATGGTGTACCCCACGTGGAGCAATCCGCCGCGGCTGATCGGCGATCTCAACACGCCGGCGGGCGACAACAACCAGTTCTTCTCGCCCTACACGGGATTCCCGGCCATCACCGTGCCGATGGGGTTCACGCACGGCGGCGTGCTGCCGGACGGCGTGCAGTTCTTTGGCCGGGCATGGGACGAGCGGACGCTGATCAGGCTCGCGTATTCGTACGAGCAGGCCACTCGGCATCGGCGGCCGCCGGTGACTACGCCACCGCTGGTGGCGGTAGGACGGTAG
- a CDS encoding DUF190 domain-containing protein, producing the protein MNQEHGSITHGFKGERVLMRIHIGESDKFEGKPLYQQIVELLRKRHYAGCTVFRGIMGFGASSHLHTDRFLELSSDLPIVVECIDTPEKIEAILPELDGMIGGGLITIERAKVIMYRAALPEDRRTGSWSIDLTGDWKGESDR; encoded by the coding sequence ATGAACCAGGAACACGGGAGCATCACCCACGGGTTCAAGGGCGAGCGCGTTCTCATGCGCATCCACATCGGCGAGAGCGACAAGTTCGAGGGCAAGCCGCTGTACCAGCAGATCGTGGAATTGCTGCGCAAACGCCACTATGCCGGCTGCACGGTGTTCCGCGGGATCATGGGATTCGGCGCCAGTTCGCACCTGCACACCGACCGGTTTCTCGAGTTGTCCAGCGACCTGCCGATCGTGGTCGAGTGCATCGACACGCCGGAGAAGATCGAAGCGATCCTTCCCGAGCTGGACGGGATGATCGGCGGCGGGCTGATCACCATCGAACGGGCCAAGGTGATCATGTACCGCGCCGCGCTGCCGGAGGATCGCCGCACCGGCAGCTGGTCCATCGATCTCACCGGCGACTGGAAGGGCGAGAGCGACCGGTGA
- a CDS encoding Ig-like domain-containing protein: protein MLRTRHVAVTMATLMGAAACSPGSTGNAITPPKSGVTAVIVAPGQLNVISDAPVQFTAMVIGTGNVSQAVRWSVQPPNAATVTADGLVTVCFPASKFTVVATSLQDTTVSGLASVLAVSTLPGISIASITRSGTTTPATTDSIAGSVDIGATFNASGFACHAPTEADLIVTRAAGDTVVARQTFGAGVAGPQQVLLTFRSADSTAGHPAFPNGPYQMHVGLLLTGLATPVPSSTFNITVRNP from the coding sequence ATGCTACGCACGAGACATGTCGCCGTGACCATGGCGACGCTGATGGGCGCCGCGGCGTGTTCGCCGGGCAGTACCGGCAACGCCATCACGCCGCCAAAGTCCGGAGTGACGGCGGTGATCGTGGCGCCGGGTCAACTGAACGTGATCTCCGATGCGCCCGTGCAATTCACCGCGATGGTGATCGGTACCGGCAACGTGAGCCAGGCCGTGCGCTGGAGCGTGCAGCCGCCCAATGCCGCCACGGTGACCGCCGACGGACTCGTGACGGTCTGCTTTCCCGCCAGCAAGTTCACCGTCGTCGCCACCAGCCTCCAGGACACCACCGTCTCGGGATTGGCGTCGGTGCTCGCGGTTTCCACGCTGCCCGGAATCAGCATCGCATCCATCACGCGCAGCGGCACCACCACGCCGGCGACCACCGACTCGATCGCCGGCTCGGTGGACATCGGCGCCACGTTCAACGCCAGCGGCTTCGCGTGCCACGCGCCCACCGAGGCCGACCTCATCGTCACCCGCGCCGCGGGCGACACGGTGGTGGCCCGCCAGACGTTCGGCGCGGGCGTCGCCGGCCCGCAGCAGGTGCTGCTCACGTTCCGCTCCGCGGACAGCACCGCCGGCCATCCGGCGTTCCCCAACGGACCGTATCAGATGCACGTGGGCCTGCTACTCACCGGGCTCGCCACGCCGGTGCCGTCGTCCACGTTCAATATCACGGTCCGCAATCCCTGA
- the crcB gene encoding fluoride efflux transporter CrcB encodes MRLLVNVAYVAVGAAAGGAMRYLATVYVQGRAGPGFPVATLLINVSGSLLLGFLVAYLAETAAVNPQVGLLLTSGVCGGYTTFSTFSYETFALLRDGEYNRAGVYVLLSVGVSLVAMFAGFAAARGAIHLQRGA; translated from the coding sequence ATGAGACTGCTCGTGAACGTGGCCTACGTGGCCGTGGGGGCCGCGGCCGGCGGGGCCATGCGTTATCTGGCCACGGTGTACGTGCAGGGCCGCGCCGGCCCGGGGTTTCCCGTGGCGACGCTGCTCATCAACGTCTCCGGGTCCCTCCTCCTCGGCTTCCTCGTGGCGTATCTGGCCGAGACGGCGGCCGTGAATCCGCAGGTCGGATTGCTGCTCACGTCGGGCGTGTGCGGCGGGTACACGACGTTCTCCACGTTCAGCTACGAGACGTTCGCGCTGCTGCGCGACGGCGAGTACAATCGAGCCGGGGTGTACGTGCTGTTGAGCGTCGGCGTGTCGCTGGTCGCGATGTTCGCGGGATTCGCGGCGGCGCGCGGCGCCATCCACCTGCAGCGGGGGGCCTGA